A single Phragmites australis chromosome 4, lpPhrAust1.1, whole genome shotgun sequence DNA region contains:
- the LOC133916885 gene encoding uncharacterized protein LOC133916885 translates to MERVSSSVQSWVEEHKLTTIGAVWATAVGASVAYSRKRAPQRTTSLRLIHARMHAQALTLAVLGGAALMHYYNNSSKKDYLDHDFYSQLPASTSADGQENERWS, encoded by the exons ATGGAGAGGGTGAGCTCGTCGGTGCAGTCCTGGGTGGAGGAGCACAAGCTCACAACCATCG GAGCTGTGTGGGCGACGGCGGTGGGCGCGTCGGTGGCGTACAGCCGGAAGAGGGCGCCGCAGAGGACGACGAGCCTGCGCCTGATCCACGCCAGGATGCACGCCCAGGCGCTCACGCTCGCCGTCCTCGGAGGAGCTGCGTTGATGCACTACTACAACAACAGCAGCAAGAAAGATTATTTGGACCACGATTTCTACTCGCAGCTGCCGGCATCAACCTCCGCCGACGGCCAGGAGAACGAACGATGGAGCTGA